The window TTATATGTAGAGATCATATATAACATGGGCCTTCAAAGACTAGACATTGAAGATAATACATAATTGTGAAATTGGAAATTAACATCTATAAATCCAACTATTTGGTCAATGGAAGCTGTCAATATCGCACAgtattttaagtaaataatgagCTACCCTAGGAGGCAAATagtaataaattcaaaattgcAACAAGACTGCAACACTTGAGAAAAGATAAACTTTCTCTCGCAGATAATTAtgataataactaatattttacttaaaaatttaatggGCAAGAACTGAATCGAATTGACGAATTCTTCCTACTactccaatttttatttataaaattgacttAATTTCAGTTTCAGTCTTTCATCATTCTAATATTAGAGAATGAACCGTACAAAGAGTTTGGTCAAGTCAGATTGCATACTAAAGACGGGATATCGGTCAATCTGTCGAAGCAATTAAGTTGGGCACGTTTCGGCGGTAAGTACAACCGTAGAAGGACTGTATTCGGCAAGTCAAGGGCGTTATTGAACAGTAACTTTATCAATTCACAACTCACAGTTGCAGCCCATTCGCACTTGTGCTTATTATCCACATTCATCTGAATGCACCAACAATTTCCTAATTCACTTCAACCATATTTGTTTGGATTTCAAGAGTTTGCTAACGAGCTCAAATGTACAGGCTGAAATGAAGTAATCTAGATTTGCATGTCATGTTATCGTTAGAAGTTTTCACGTACGTAAGTACGTAAGAATATCATCCCTTTCTTACTTAATTAATCAAATTGCCTAATTatacaccaaaaaaataaaacgtaAGATATACGACAGTGAAGAGAAAATCCTGGCGAGGAGAGGATTAAATAGTCGAGAAAACAAGGCAACTTGAGCCGGAAGAGGTGCTCTTGGTCTTGGAAATTTAATTACCAAGGACAAAAACATTAATATAGCCCATTTTGGCGACGTAACTTCCAAGTATATATCTTAATTTGCTAGCCATATCCATGGGAGTTTCCGTGATGATCTTGATTTCATAATCTGCTCGCAGCCATGAAGCATCCTGCATCCCTAATGATTAATTGAAACTCAATTGTTTCTATAATGTTCGGAAACGATGTGTGATTACTTTTTTTGCAAATGCACCAATGTTGTAGTTAGATCCGAGGCAGCATTAATgacaaagaaaatgaatttgtagatgaaacatttttctttaatttgttgaTTAAGCATCCATCTCTTTGTCTAAAATCTAACAATTcagcagaaaaaaaatattcatctaaaagaaaattacaaaaaaagtaattaaatattaaccgAAACTACATCTTTAGACATTATTAACCTTTAATTAGattaatagtaaaataattaaaagaaatttattaagATAGGAGGCTATGTTTGAATCTAGGGACAAgcaatttgttttttgtttttttttttttttttgggcatATACAGCTTTGGAAACTCTATATAATCCTACGTTAGCCATGTGCCATagtcacaaaacaaacacacctTCTCTATTTTAAGTAATTCAATGGCTTACACTGCAAGTCTTGTGTTCTTAGCTTCCACTTTCCTTATCATAAACTTTCCTCTTCTGGCAAACGCTATCGGATGCAATGGACCATGCAGAACCCTCAACGACTGCGACGGCCAACTCATTTGCATCAACGGAAGGTGCAACGACGACCGCGACGTCGGAACCCACATCTGCGGCGGCGGAATGCCGCCAAATCCGCCACCAAGCGGCGGAAGCTGCCAGTCCTCGGGAACCCTAAATTGCGGCGGAAAATCGTATCCTCAGTACCGTTGCTCTCCGCCGGTAACTTCCTCGACGCCGGCGATCCTGACGCTGAACGACTTCAGCGAAGGCGGCGACGGAGGGGACCCGTCGCAGTGCGACGAGAAGTTCCATAACAACACGGAGCGTGTGGTGGCACTCTCCACGGGGTGGTTCAACGGCAGTTCGCTGTGTTTGAAAATGATAAGGATCACGGCGGGGAACGGGAGGAACGTGACGGCGAAAGTGGTGGACCAGTGCGACTCTGTTAACGGCTGCGACAGGGCACACGCGGGTCAACCACCGTGCCGTAACAACATCGTGGATGGGTCACAAGCCGTGTGGGATGCGCTGGGACTTGACTCTGACGTGGGAGAAGCGCGCGTTACTTGGTCCATGGCTTGAATCAAATTTTAACCActaaacaagaaaaatgaataatgaACAAGGATCGACAAGCATTATATCATATGGcttgttttcttcttaatttgcgctttttattttgtttttgttaccaAAAGGATGGGAAATGAAATGCTCACATGCATGAACATTCCATTCTTTgctttggttttaaataataataaaattatgctGATCACTGCAGTTATGCACTCATTTGATATATTTTGCTGCCTCAACACATATATATGTTGAACACTATTTGCTGGTCCTGCTTTCTATATTTCTCTTCTTATTGTATCGTTTTCCATTTACATATCTTTTTAACTACTTCTCGGTAGCTGTATGCACTTGATAGGTTTTATgctaaacatataaaaaaatcttctaaATATATACTAGTATAATGTAAAGCTAATAGTGAGTGAATAATACACTCGTAATTTCCCTGCAAAAATCGTATACTTAAGTTAAAATgactaagaaaattaaatatcaaggATATCATATAATTCAATCATATATAGACCCATAACTtgtaacaaaaaacaaatgtaGACCCATAAAACTTTAGTTTCTGTTAAATAAAGTTtgcttgattaaaattattagcaatttggagaaggattttttttttcctgaagttagatatatttttttttatacaaaagcaaCTTGAAGTCTTGAACTGAAAACATTGCTCTTGGACGTTAACCAGCTAGCAAAGACGAAAACATCAATCTATATGGAAGttagatatttttttgtgacacatttttttctttgttattttttaataaaaactttaaaattataaataagattcattgaataaaatgagacttacataatattgtgatttttcataaattttaacaaataacaaaaacatattagaGAATATGTGCTTAATTAACAGAATATATTACTAACATTCTATCAGATAAACTCATTTGTTAACTGTATGTTTGATTTTGCGTCAATATATAAAATACGCATGCAAGTTGCTTGAAGCAAAAACAGATAGCTTATGCGTATTTTGAAGGGATGTGATGTGAAATTTTAAGTAAGgatgtatatttatttaaggCTTAAAGAAACACATACTAGATAGTCTCATTTCAATCAAACAAGTTATAAGCTTGTAAATTAACAATCTAACGAAATAATTAGTTATGGACGTCGTTGACGTGAAACTAAATCCATACTTGGAGCAAAACAGATTCTAGTATGCATGATTTAAAGACTTTATGAAGTCTTGCACGTGCAAGACTTCTCTTTTTGTTTGAATCGAGTGAGAAGCAATTTTCCAAACTGGaggctatatttttttttggttaaattatattttttccttttaaacataaaaatgttTAAGATTTGTTTCATCAaaagatttaatatttttttcattcttataaaattataaaattataaaattcaaactttttactttttaatcaaGAACAAGGTATAtacataatcaatataaaaacattatatttatattgattatatacttaactgatgtagaaatattatgtttttattgattatATGTTTAATCAAACTTATATATATGAGCGAAAAAAGTAACCAATTTTAATTCTCtgacaaagaaaaaagtattaaagTTTTTGCATgaacaaatatgaaatatttatagaTTATGAGGACGAAAAATATAAAGGCATGCATGTGGCATAGTCTCCATTGTAAGTATTTCCAATCCGTGCCGTAACAACATCGTGGATGGTTCCTAAGCCGTGTGGGACCCTCTGGGGAATATTGCTCACTTGGATCAACATTCCATTCTTTGCTTTggtttttaacaaataaatttaaaactgaTCACTGCAGATATGCActaatatcatatattttgCTGCCTCAACAcacatatatcatatatgtcCAACACTATTTACTGATCCTGCTTtctatatttctctttttattgcATCGTTTTCCATTTacttgtcttttgtctttttaacTAGCTGTATGCACTTATCGATCTTAAGTAATCATTTaccttttacaaataaatataaaaaaattgtaaattatattttttacaatattctacaaaattatatCTGTAGAGTTTTTACACATTGTGCTGGATATTATTCTAATTACAACTTTGGTTGATCGTGGGCAAGGAGTTTCATTTCattgttattaaataatttgcatgcaatttttatttttatttttcaggcattatcattttatccttttaacttTATCCTGAGAAATATATTAActttaaatgttaattatatattcTTATGGACAAAGACTATTTTGATCTACATTGGTTCAAAACTTTTCTGAACTTCGTGACTTGTCACCGAAAAGTGTCTATTTCCCATCCTAGCTTGGGCCACTAACCGGCCTGGTAGCCTATcactattaattttgttttcttcaagAAAATGCTATAAACTATctacagtattttttttcttgagtaTTATACAACATAAATACttatttcatataattaaatgtggaatatattaattaaattttaaattcacaataaaaaatttaaattataagaattattatctttttatccCTAAAGTCTATTAGATTTAtacttttagtccttaaatctaaattttgatataatagtAACATTGGCAACCAAATTAAAAGACTTATCTACGtcataaaaaatctaataaaatatcatttgtaattttaaaatataaaaaaacatagcaTATATGCCTgcaatgtaaaatatattttacatgttgagaaattaaattataaccactttacttaaaaaatataagtgtaaACACCAAttgacataaataataataacttactGTCCATGATTAAAATCTTTATCTTAGTTATGAAATAAACTGTGTTAAAACAAACACAGAAATATCCACCTTGATGAATATTAATCATGATTTCTAATGAGAATTACTTCATATTAATATAatgattggtaaaaaaaaattctataaatataactctatatattaattactcagtgttttttttactgattaCATTGGTTTTATTAGTAATAAAGCGTTTTTCCTTATCGTTGAAATGCTTCATATGATTGTGATTGGCAAGTGGCAACCTTCCCGTGGCAATTATCCTTCCAGCCTTGATCTATAATATTCACAATAATCTTGTGTGAATTAATTGAAGCGTCCTGTTGCTTGTAACTTGAGAAAAACAAGAGCATCTTCCATCTCAATTTGACCCCACCGTCCCACTTCTTTAGACACTTTCATGTCACGAAGCAAATGAATGGTCAAGGTGACTGAAGGATCGTTCAATGTTCCTTTCTGTGAAATTTCttctttatattatttcttcTATCTAGAACACACAAACCGACCCTATTTGTCAGCTACACACGAGAATCTTCTCCATGGAGTGATATGACAAATACAAACTTTAAGATTAATGTAAAAcaccttttgtttttgttgttgaatgTACGTGTGGGCAGCTAGactttaattttcatttgaagTTAATGACTCTTATTAggaatttagaagaaaaaaagaaccaaattTCAGAATGACTTTAATGTGGATTTTATTAATTGGTTCTTAATTCAAAGTATTTTGTAcccgtttttttttcttttgattcaaGTACTACATAGGAAAATTACTACCTACATGCACGTATACATTAATGTGAATGGATACCAACACGTGATTTATATATATGAGTGGTGATAGACTCAAGCAGGCAGCGGATCTTGccaaaaggccaaaaatatcacatacttaaaattatttataatatcgtacataaaattttatatactatATAAAAGTTTGAGGACCATGGCTACCCCATCTCCCTCCTAGTAAGCTCTGCCACCGGAATCAAGTTCCTTGAATGAGTGGACGAGAAGACATAATCTATCTTTAAATGtacaaaatatagtattaatgaACGACTTAAGATATTCATTACAATCATATGCTTATAAAAGGAAATGTGAGTGAACAGATGATGACAGCATGTAAAAGTGGATATACAagttaactctttttttttttattattattagcaaaaggaaatttattaataatgaatGCAAGGAATACTCAATCtcacattcataaaaaaaacaccacTCAAACCCACAAtttaaatcagtttttttttttaccttgatTTGGATTAACCCGCCAATTATAACAGCCTTCATCgtttgcaataaaaaaaatgaatctcatatttttttctgttaattttttggcttatcaagaaaaaataattttaattaatttaaaattcgatgaaaaaataataaaattatttttgttaatgattaaatttgaataatacttgaatgatttaatattaattttggtgTATACGTGTGTGAGACAACTTCTCTATGAAtatctgaatttttttattataatgaaaACATGTGATTTACATGTGAATTTTGTACAAAAACTGTCACagagacaaagaaattaaaataagataattactataataaaaattaagattatatttttttatacaattctttttatattatccaaatcactgGATAACAAAATTTCCAgtgttcaaagttcaaactgtAATATAATACTTAATTGTAAAGTATTGATCATGGAGGgttgatatatataaaagaaaaacaaaacaaaacttgtaCAATATACATGAAGTAGGGGCGTGCTTTTATGGGAACAATCCAATCGTGTTGGTTttaattatctttcttttcGGCTTTAGCCTTCCCCGAAATGAGTGCGTGGACAGGCCTACTTATGGAACCTTACATATTACATTGCAAGAATAGTACGGGTGCTAAATGTTAGGTCTTCACGAAGGGACAGGCTTTCACGTCGGAGGAACAAGAAATAGAATAGTGGCAGAGGGCAACCCTAGtggcaaaagaaaagaaaactgagaaagaataaattattgttttagcaTATCAATGAACAGCCGGGTGATAATTTTAGACTATGTTTAGTTTATCATTGAGTATGAATTTTGAGACAGAATCTATCAGCCTAGGAAAAATTGAACGCAAACACTAgagtatatatgtttttataaaagttCTTTTGCTATCAAAGttaatttataatgataaattaaacatgtatttagtccttaaaataataaaagttttgatttaatttcttattatccAAAATCTGAgacaattttatcatatttgtaaaatcattttgtattataatatttaaaaattaatttaacaataaattatatttttctaaaaattaatttaccataaaattataaaacttaagAATTAATTGCtcatactttttatatatttaaaaatcaaatcacaatttattatttttgagacTAAATTATCattagatgaaaaatatttgataaaaatccaACAACATGTATATCCAACACctacagatatatatatatatatatatatatatatatatatatatatatatatatatatatatatatatatatatatatatatatatatataaaataaaaatattaacaaatatttaaaataataaataattcaggTATCATTACTGATGAGATTATCATTTAgccgaaaagaaaagaaagaaagaaagattgaTAGTGACATGCACGCACTGAGCACTGTACTGTTACACTGTGGTGACTCACACTGAGCAGCACAAAGGAAGCGAAATGAGAAGCACAGCACCTGCAACTGTATAGTTACCTCTAGATACAAATCGTCTAGGCTTTCTGTTGTGACGTGATTGTATGACCATACTGCAATTAAGACCTATACTAGTGCACTTTATTAGGGATTGTTCCTTTTgttgtcttttctttttatggTTAATTTTACCATGCCTtcactatttaaataaaaattaatcctgtggtttactttttcaatattcaaaattttctttttcaaaagagACTTTCTATACCAAGTATGTTTCTCATGTTATATTAGtcaattttttaagatattatatttatcaatgcttataataataaatactttaaatataacagttaaaaagtatttattaaacttttttaatgatttataaatattttaatatatactttaaatcattttataattttaataaaataaataaatagttttacattAAATGTTTTGTATATCATGATTTTTAATGCAATAAATATGGATGTCAGAGCATTTactattaagttttaaaagtaaaacaaaaagacaaaaatatacttaaa of the Glycine max cultivar Williams 82 chromosome 13, Glycine_max_v4.0, whole genome shotgun sequence genome contains:
- the LOC100800307 gene encoding kiwellin, translated to MAYTASLVFLASTFLIINFPLLANAIGCNGPCRTLNDCDGQLICINGRCNDDRDVGTHICGGGMPPNPPPSGGSCQSSGTLNCGGKSYPQYRCSPPVTSSTPAILTLNDFSEGGDGGDPSQCDEKFHNNTERVVALSTGWFNGSSLCLKMIRITAGNGRNVTAKVVDQCDSVNGCDRAHAGQPPCRNNIVDGSQAVWDALGLDSDVGEARVTWSMA